The region CCAGGCTGAGTAGTGACCACCAACCCAACGAATCTATGAAGATCGAACGCGCGGTACTCCGTGAGCTTCCGCTCCGCCTCAAAGAGTTCTTCGAGATCAGCAGCGGAGGGAAGCAGGATCGTCGAATCCTGCTTTTGACCCTCTATTCAGATGGGGAAGAGGGCTGGAGTGAGTGTGTGGCCTCCGAAGACCCTTCGTACGCCTACGAAACGACCGATGGCGCCTGGCACATCCTGACCGACTTCATCCTGCCGAACATCGTGGGACGTGAAGCTTCCGGGCCAGAGGATATCCTGAGCCCTGTGTCTTGGATTCGCGGACACGGCATGTCGAAAGCCGCGGTCGAAATGGCGGGATGGGACCTCGCCGCTCGTATGGACGGGGTCTCGCTCTCGAAGAAGCTCGGCGGGGAGCGTGATGTTGTCCCAGTGGGTGTGAGCATCGGACTGAAGCCGACCGACGAAGAGCTTCACGAGGCAGTGGCAGGCTATCTGGAAGACGGCTACGCGAGAGTGAAGCTCAAGATCAAGCCGGGACGGGATGTCGAGATGCTCGCGGGTCTTCGTGAGCGTTTTCCGGACACGCTCTTCATGGCGGACGCCAATTCTGCATACAGGCTCGAAGACTCCGACCGGCTGCGTGAAATGGATGCGCTCAATCTCACCATGATCGAGCAGCCGCTCCGCTACGATGACTTCTTGGAGCACGCACGTCTGCAGGAACGGATCGAGACGCCAGTGTGCCTGGACGAATCCATCAAGGGGGAGGGCGACCTAGCGCTAGCACTCGAGCTGGGAAGCTGCCGGATCGTGAACATCAAGCCGGGCCGGGTGGGCGGATTCGGTGTCAGTTCTAGGATTCACGACACCATGCGTGCGGCTGGACTGCCAGTTTGGTGCGGAGGAATGCTGGAATCTGGTGTGGGGCGGGCTCACAACCTGGCCCTCGCATCGTTGCCTGGTTTCACCTTGCCCGGGGATATCTCGGCGAGCCAACGCTACTGGTCGCAGGACATCGTCACGCCGGAATTCGAGGTCGAGGACGGGGTCATGAAGGTCCCAACAGGCCCCGGACTGGGCGTGGAGCTGGACCTCGACCGGATTCACGGTCTCACCGTCCGCGAGGCAGAATTCGGCTAAGAATCAGGCCACGGCGGGTCTCACGCACCACGGACAGTATCGCCAGCCTTTCTCGAGGGTTCTTCCGCACGAGCAGCTGCGTCTGTCTTGGTGGCCGCAGTTGGGACAAGCCGTCGCTCCGAGTGGCACGGCGCCGTCACAGGCTCGACAAGGCCTGGCGGTGATTGCCGCGGCATGCAGAAGACGTGTGATCTCGTGAGGTGTCGTGTGCCCGGCAGCTACGGCGCGGAGAGCATCTGCCGCGAGCGAGCCCATCCCAGCCTCTGATGCCAGTGCTCTGATCCGGGCGGTCGGCTCACCACGTGATATCGCGTCTCGAAGGGGATCGGTCAGAGTAAGCACCTGAAATACGCCGGTACGGCCCTGGTGCCCATCCCCACATAGGCCACATCCCCTGCCTCGACAGGTCGGGCAACTCCGACGGATGAGTCGCTGGGCGACGATTCCCGACAAGCCTCCCGCAACGAGAAAGGGAGGCACGCCCATGTTCAGAAGTCGGGTGATCGCGCCGGGGGCGTCCGTCGTGTGAATTGTGGACAGGACGAGGTGTCCGGTGACTGCGGCGGTCATCGCGATTTCTGCCGTCTCAGCGTCGCGGATTTCCCCTACCATCACGACGTCCGGATCTTGTCGGAGTACCGCGCGAAGAGCGTCGGCGAAGCCCAGGCCGGCGCGCCTATCGACCTGGATCTGATTCGCGCCGGGGAGACGGTATTCCACCGGATCCTCCAGAGTCACGATGTTGCGCGTATCTCGGTCGAGTTCGGAAAGGGCAGAGAAGATCGTTGTGCTCTTTCCGCTCCCGGTCGGTCCGGCGACCAACACGACTCCTTCGCCCTTGAGGAGAAGTTTTCGGATCGCTTTCAGGTCCCGCATGTCGAAGCCGAGGCCTGCGAGATTGGGCGGCGCTGCGCTAGGGTCCAAAATGCGAACCACGGCCTTCTCCCCGCCATTCACGGGGAGTGTGCTCACTCTCAGATTGAGCGTCCGTCCGTCGTGAGGCAGGTCAATGCTCCCGTCCTGAGCACGGCGTCGGACGGAGATGTCCATACCCGCCATGACCTTGAGGCGGGAGAGAACCGCGCGCCGAACCTCGGACGGCAGTTCCATTGCCTTCTTCAATTTGCCGTCGATCCTGTACCGGACGCGGACATCTGAGCCGGTCTCCTCGACGTGGATGTCGCTCGCGCCTTCGTCGATGGCTGTCTTGATCATGCGATCGACCAGGCGCACGACGGGCGCAGCCCGGGTCGCTCGCTCGAGTTCGTCCGCATCTCTTGTTCGGGAAACTAGGATCTCGCTCGGGAGGGCCTCCACGAGTTCTGGAAGTTCACTTCCGTAGTAAGTGTCCAGTGCCTCACCGACCGCTTCCGGAGTCGCCACCACCGGGTCGATGCGCCGACCCGTCTGGAAGCGAAGGTCATCTACCGCGCGTAAGTCGAGCGGGTCTGCCATGGCGAGACGTAACTCTCGGGGGGTGACGGCCAGGGGTAGTACGGCGTGGACTCGAGCGAGTGTGGGGCGCACG is a window of Longimicrobiales bacterium DNA encoding:
- the menC gene encoding o-succinylbenzoate synthase codes for the protein MKIERAVLRELPLRLKEFFEISSGGKQDRRILLLTLYSDGEEGWSECVASEDPSYAYETTDGAWHILTDFILPNIVGREASGPEDILSPVSWIRGHGMSKAAVEMAGWDLAARMDGVSLSKKLGGERDVVPVGVSIGLKPTDEELHEAVAGYLEDGYARVKLKIKPGRDVEMLAGLRERFPDTLFMADANSAYRLEDSDRLREMDALNLTMIEQPLRYDDFLEHARLQERIETPVCLDESIKGEGDLALALELGSCRIVNIKPGRVGGFGVSSRIHDTMRAAGLPVWCGGMLESGVGRAHNLALASLPGFTLPGDISASQRYWSQDIVTPEFEVEDGVMKVPTGPGLGVELDLDRIHGLTVREAEFG
- a CDS encoding ATPase, T2SS/T4P/T4SS family — translated: MIDSGKLDKTTLDAALEEQAQTGVRLGETLLRRHALRAVDVARALATQLGLPYIEAPLAPTPESLRLVRPTLARVHAVLPLAVTPRELRLAMADPLDLRAVDDLRFQTGRRIDPVVATPEAVGEALDTYYGSELPELVEALPSEILVSRTRDADELERATRAAPVVRLVDRMIKTAIDEGASDIHVEETGSDVRVRYRIDGKLKKAMELPSEVRRAVLSRLKVMAGMDISVRRRAQDGSIDLPHDGRTLNLRVSTLPVNGGEKAVVRILDPSAAPPNLAGLGFDMRDLKAIRKLLLKGEGVVLVAGPTGSGKSTTIFSALSELDRDTRNIVTLEDPVEYRLPGANQIQVDRRAGLGFADALRAVLRQDPDVVMVGEIRDAETAEIAMTAAVTGHLVLSTIHTTDAPGAITRLLNMGVPPFLVAGGLSGIVAQRLIRRSCPTCRGRGCGLCGDGHQGRTGVFQVLTLTDPLRDAISRGEPTARIRALASEAGMGSLAADALRAVAAGHTTPHEITRLLHAAAITARPCRACDGAVPLGATACPNCGHQDRRSCSCGRTLEKGWRYCPWCVRPAVA